CGCGGCGCTGCTGGCCGCGGCGCGCCCGGCCGGGGCCCGGCTCTCGGGGGCGCTCGCCGGTTTCGGGGCGCTGCTGAAGGTCTGGCCGGTGCTGCTGCTCGTCGGCACCCCGCGCGGCCGCCGCACCCGCTCCGCCTGGGGTGCCGCGCTGCTCACGGGGCTCGTGCTGGGGCTGCTTTTCGCCGTGGCGATGCCGGGGGCACTGGCGTTCCTGACCTTCCAGCGCGACCGGGGCACGGAGATCGAGTCGCTGGGGTCGCTGGTCTTCCATCTGGGGCGGCACTTCGGCTGGGAGGGCCACGCGCGGCTGCACTACGGCTCGGTGGAGTTCCTCGGCCCGTACGTCCGCACGATGAGCCGGCTGGCGCTGGGCCTGAGCGTGCTGGCCTTCGGGTGGCTGCTGCTGTGGCGGGTGCGGGCGCGGCGGTTCACGGCGTGCACGCCCTACGACGCGGCCTTCGCCGCCGTGCTGCTGTTCACCACCACCAGCCGGGTGATCAGCCCGCAGTACCTGATCTGGCTGATCGGCCTGGCGGCGGTGTGCATGACGATGCGGACGACCCGGCAGGGGCTGCCCGTCGCCCTGGTGCTGCTGGCGGCGCCGCTCACCCAGCTCGAGTTCCCCATCTGGTTCTCGCACGTCGTGGCCAGCGACAAGCTGGGCGTGACGACGCTGACGCTGCGCAATCTGCTGCTGGTCGTGGCGACCCTGCTCTCGTGCACCCGGCTGTGGCGGGAGACGGTGACCGAGGCGGGTCCGACCGGGACGCCCGAACCGCCCGCCGAGCGGTCGTCGGCGCTGGTCGCCAAGTGAGGGCCGGGCGGCGTCAGCCGAGCGCGGCCTCCAGATAGGCACGCCAGCGCGCGGTGAAGTCGACGAGGTTCACCCCGAGCACGTCGCGCAGGGCGTCCTCGACGGCGCCCGCCCGTCGGCTGTGCCCGCCCACCGCGCGGTAGAAGGCGACGAGCTTCTCCTCGCCCCACTCGTCGGCGATCATGCGGCAGGCCAGCCAGCCCTCCTCGTAGGCGCGGGCCAGCCGCCCGGACTCGCCCGCGAAGCCGAACTCCCCGTCCTCGGGCAGCCGCCGCGGCAGCTCACCGCCGGTGACGGCGCGGGCCAGCTCGGGGGCGGCCTGGCGCGGGGTGCGGTCGGTGTCGCGGTAGGCGGCCCAGTCGGCGAAGCCCTCGGAGAGCCACAACGGGGTGGCCGGGGAGGTCAGCGCGCGGGTGGCGACGTGGGCGGTCTCGTGGGTGAGCACCACGCGGCGGCCGAAGTCGCCGAGGACGCCGTACGCCTCGGGGTTGACGATGATCCGGTCGGCCGGAGCGGCACCGGCGCCACCGACCTCTCCCGTCGTGACCGCCGCGATGCCCCGGTAGCCGGCGGCGGGCGCCCCCAGCAGGGCCGCCATGGTGTCCAGCGAGGCCGGCATCTCGACCACCACCCGCCCCGCCCACTTCCCCCGCCAGGCCGCGCTCACAGCCGGCACCGCGCGGTCGGCGAGGCCCGCGAGGGCCCGCAGCCGCCCCCGGTCCTGGCCGACGCCGAGGACGAGGCTGTGCGCGCCGCGCACGACCGTCACCGTGCCCTGCTCCCACAGCTGCCGGCCGCCGTCACGGTCGTCCTGGGCGGCGACGTACCAGCGGCCGCCGCGTTTGACGAGCGTCAGCCGCGCGGGGGCCGTGACGGGCGCGGTGTCGTAGCCGGCGATCCGGTAGCGCAGCTCGGCCTCGACGGCGACGCGGTGGCCGTCGCCGGGCGCGGGGGCGAAGCCTCCCCGGCGCACCAGCCGGTAGCCGTAGTCGGCCAGCGGTACGTCCTCGATCCGGTCGAACACCCGCTGCCGCGCGGCGCGGTAACCCGTCGCCCGAGGGTCCACGGCGGCCAGGAAGGCGGCCTCGTCACGGCCGCGCAGCGCGTCGGCCCACCGGTCCAGCAGCCGCTGCACCGATCTGTCGTCGGCGTCCGGTCCGGCCGAGGAGCCCATCGGCCCGCAGCCGGTCAGGGCCTGGGCGCCGAACAGGACCACCGCCAGGCCGCACGCCACGCGTCTTCCGCCCCACCGCTGTCGCCCTGTCACGCCCCGCATCGTACGAGCCGCCGGGCGGGTGGCAGGCGTTCAGGGCGCGCTCATGGCCGGGTGACGGAGGAAATCGGCATCATGTTGGCCGGGTCGTAGCGGACCCGGGCACCGGGGTAGGGGGCGTGGACGACCTGCCCGTTGCCCACGTACATGCCCACGTGGCTGGCGTCGGCCCGGTAGATCACCAGGTCGCCGGGCTGGGCCTCGGACAGCGAGACGTGCCGGCCGGCGTTCCGCTGTGCCTGCGAGGTGCGCGGCAGGCCCACGCCCGCGCGCCCGTACGCCCACTGCATGAGCCCCGAGCAGTCGAAGGCGCTCGGGCCGGTGGCGCCCCAGGCGTACGGGGAGCCGACGGCGGAGCGGGCGGCCATGGCGGCCGCAGCGCCCCGGGAGGAGGTGGGGGCGAGGCTCGGCAGCGCGGCGGCGAGGACACCGTCGCCGCGGTCGGAGCGCGACGCGCGGCCGTACTCCTCCCGGTCCGCCGTGGGCAGCGAGTTCAGCAGCCTGCGGGCCGTGGCGAGCTTCCGCTCGACCTCCTGCTTGTGCCGTACGACGGCCCGGCGGCCGGCCTCGAGGTCCTCGAGGATCCGGGCGGCCTCGGCCCGCTCCTGGCGCAGTTCGCGCTGTGCGCCCTGGAGGGTCCGCAGCTGGTCGGCCTGACGGCCGGTGACGCGGTCGAGGGTGGCGGCCCGCTCCAGATAGCCGTCGGGGTCGGAGGACAGCAGCAGCTCGATGGCCGGGTCCATGGTGCCGCCGCTGCGGTACTGCGCGGTGGCGATCATGCCGAGGGCGGTGCGCAGCCGGTTGACCCGCTCCTGGCCGCGCGCGACCCGGTCGGCGGCCCGCTCCACCCGCTCGCGCAGGCCGTCGGTGCGCTCGTCGGCGGCGTTGAACTTCTCGGTGGCCCGCTCCGCTTCCTCGTAGAGCCGGTCGACCTGTGCCTTCACCGTCCCGGACGCCCGGTTGCCACCGTCCGTCCCTTCGCCGGGCCGGGCGTCCGCGGGTGCCGCCGACAGAGCGGCGGCCGCGGTGGCCATGGCGGCGGACAGGACGGTGACCCGGACGGACCGGTTGAGACCGGTCGGCGCGGGACGGCGATGGAACGCCACGGGAAGCCGCACTCCCTTTCACTGTGTGCGGCCCCTGCCGCCCGGGTCGGGCGTACGACAGCGGGGCACCGCGCGCCAGACAGTAGCGGCGCGATCACCCCGGGTTCAAAGACCGCGCGGGGCGGGAAACGCGACGCCCCGCCGGAGACGCAGGTCACCGGCGGGGCGTGGAGTCAGCGGAGGGTTCCGGGATTCGCCCGAAAGGGCGGTGTGTCGCTCAGGCCCGCCGCGGAGGACGGGCCTGGGGCGCACCCGGGGTGCGGGTGGGGCTCATGAGGGTCGCGGGAGAGCGGCCGGGAGCCCCGGTGGGGGCGTCAGCCGACGCGCACCCCGAACTGGAAGGGCATGTTGCCCATGGCCTCGTAGCGCACGTTGGCGCCCGGCTTCGGGGCGTGCAGCACCTGGCCGTTGCCCGCGTACAGGCCGACGTGGTGCAGATCGCCGTAGAAGATCACCAGGTCGCCGGGCTTGAGGGAGCCCTGGTCGTAGATGCGGGTGCCGGCGTTCGCCTGGTCCTGCGACATACGGGGCAGGGTGACGCCCGCCTGCGAGTACGCCCAGGAGGTCAGCCCGGAGCAGTCGAAGGAGTTGGGGCCGGTCGCGCCCCAGACGTACGGG
The window above is part of the Streptomyces syringium genome. Proteins encoded here:
- a CDS encoding glycosyltransferase family 87 protein; the protein is MAGTGLRLSIVVWAVTRAVLLLCVFRVWVLPGSDVGIDIEVIYQGWYGVLKTGTFPLDDVTWQYPPAAALAVLSPGLLPFLDYAPAFFLMCFLADVLVFAMLLFTVRGGRRSRAGVWVWVAGVPLLGPIVYARYDVMVTAVSVAALLAAARPAGARLSGALAGFGALLKVWPVLLLVGTPRGRRTRSAWGAALLTGLVLGLLFAVAMPGALAFLTFQRDRGTEIESLGSLVFHLGRHFGWEGHARLHYGSVEFLGPYVRTMSRLALGLSVLAFGWLLLWRVRARRFTACTPYDAAFAAVLLFTTTSRVISPQYLIWLIGLAAVCMTMRTTRQGLPVALVLLAAPLTQLEFPIWFSHVVASDKLGVTTLTLRNLLLVVATLLSCTRLWRETVTEAGPTGTPEPPAERSSALVAK
- a CDS encoding C40 family peptidase, yielding MAFHRRPAPTGLNRSVRVTVLSAAMATAAAALSAAPADARPGEGTDGGNRASGTVKAQVDRLYEEAERATEKFNAADERTDGLRERVERAADRVARGQERVNRLRTALGMIATAQYRSGGTMDPAIELLLSSDPDGYLERAATLDRVTGRQADQLRTLQGAQRELRQERAEAARILEDLEAGRRAVVRHKQEVERKLATARRLLNSLPTADREEYGRASRSDRGDGVLAAALPSLAPTSSRGAAAAMAARSAVGSPYAWGATGPSAFDCSGLMQWAYGRAGVGLPRTSQAQRNAGRHVSLSEAQPGDLVIYRADASHVGMYVGNGQVVHAPYPGARVRYDPANMMPISSVTRP